Within the Nocardioides humi genome, the region TCGCGGCCGCGCCAGGTGCCGTGCGCCGCCACCGGGCGGAAACGGACGAAGAAGTGGTCGTCGATCCTGCCCTCCCCCTCGAAGCGCCGCCGGGTCGGGTCGTGGCTGCCGGCGCCGTAGGCGAACCGCGCCATCGCCGTCGGCGGAGCGCCACAGCGTGAACGTGCCGAACCCGAGCGGACCGTCCATGAGGCCGAGCCGGAAGGTCTCGTCCGGGTTGCGGTCGAGGTCGCGCAGCACCCGCCGGTTGCCCTGCACGAACGCGGGGACGCTGCGTGGGCGCACGAAGCCCAGGGTGAGCACGGCCAACGGCTCGTCGACCGTGAGGCGCTCGGTGCGGCCGCCCTGCGGGCGCCAGCCGTGCCAGTCGCCGCGCATCACCCGGACGGTGTCGAGCGCGACGGCCCACGACTCCACGGCGTCCTCGGTGTACGGCGCGGGCCAGGACGGGTCCGCGAAGCAGGCGTCGCGCGCGGAGCGATCCTCCCAGCCGGGGCAGGTCCCGGAGCCGGTGCTCGACGAGGTGCAGCGACATGGTCATGGCGCCAGCCAGCCCTCGATCACGGCCCACGCGGCGGCGGCGGGATCGGCCTCGTCGGGGAGCTGTCCGGCGGTCGTCAGCGCCGCCAGGCCGTGCACCTGGGCCCACAGCGAGGTGACGACGGTGACCTCGTCGGCGGGCCGGAACGCACCGGCCTCCAACGCCCGGCGGACGGCGTCGGACACCCCGGCGATCGCCTGGAGCCGCGCCCGGTCGAGCTCCGGCGTCGGCGCGAGGCCGGCGGCACCCTCGGTGAACATCGCCTCGTAGAGACGGGGGTGGTCCAGCGCCCACTGGACGTAGCGCGCACCGAGCCCGGCGATGTCGGCGACGGGGTCGTCGCTCGCGGGCTGCGCCGCCTGCTCGGCACCGAAGTCGGTGAACGCCGCGATCAGCACCGCCCGATGCAGCGCCTCCTTGCTCCCGAACAGGGAGTACACCGCCGCCGTGGACGTCCCCGCACGCTCCGCGACGTCCCGCAGCGCCAGGGCGGCGACCCCGCGCTCCGCCACCGTGTCCAGGGCGCACGCCATGATCCGCTCCCGCAGCTCCGCGGTGTGCGTTCGAGGTCGCGCCATGCCGGCAGGTTAATCCAGACGACGTTATATAACAAGGTGAGAATTGGCTAGCCGATGTCCCTCTCGCGGAAGCGCCACCACGCCACGGCGAGCAGCACCGCCGTCACCGCGCTCAGGCCGCCGGCGCTCCCCCAGCTCCACGCGTGGGCGGGCAGCGACGGCACATGGGAGTACGGCGACAGCCCGGTCAGCCAGCCCGGGAGCTCGAGCAGGTCGCCGAGCAGGCTCAGCGTGAGGAAGGCGGCGGGCCAGGCCCAGACGAGAAGCGCCCAGCGCAGCCCGGCGGCGAGGGAGAGCACCGCCAGCGCGCCCACCGCCCAGGCCGCGGGCACCCAGGCGAGCGCGGCGAGGAGCAGGTTCCCGATGCCGGGCCCGTCGGCGGCGACGTACCCGATCCAGAGCCCGACGCCGGTCACGGCGAGCAGCCAGGCGGTGCCCAC harbors:
- a CDS encoding TetR/AcrR family transcriptional regulator, with the protein product MARPRTHTAELRERIMACALDTVAERGVAALALRDVAERAGTSTAAVYSLFGSKEALHRAVLIAAFTDFGAEQAAQPASDDPVADIAGLGARYVQWALDHPRLYEAMFTEGAAGLAPTPELDRARLQAIAGVSDAVRRALEAGAFRPADEVTVVTSLWAQVHGLAALTTAGQLPDEADPAAAAWAVIEGWLAP